A window of the Lactuca sativa cultivar Salinas chromosome 5, Lsat_Salinas_v11, whole genome shotgun sequence genome harbors these coding sequences:
- the LOC111878356 gene encoding uncharacterized protein LOC111878356 isoform X2, whose translation MSSGEVKKVSPQDLQLVQNLIERCLQLYMSQKEVVSTLLHQAKIEPSFTELVWQKLEEENQDFFKAYHLRLIVKDQIMKFNKLLQTQADLMHQMSTSVPVSNGSHLPLLHQNPSCYSQDNNTTTNNNNNTQTQQGMKLENMNMQQSTVGQLSVLMTQNSNMGIMQGMKSESGYTDASSFLYNPSNNVEERHSVMTDVHVPIPSFVTEESNPKHVIVNESMDSSSFGFLGQIPRSFSLSDLTADFSISSDILDNYTKSPYLASDTDFLNPHGNGGIQQGRRLAQENRAFGK comes from the exons ATGTCTAGTGGAGAAGTCAAAAAGGTTTCACCTCAAGATTTACAACTG GTACAAAATCTTATAGAAAGATGTCTCCAGCTTTATATGAGCCAAAAGGAAGTTGTTAGCACACTACTACATCAAGCGAAAATAGAACCTAGTTTCACTGAACTTG TTTGGCAGAAACTCGAAGAAGAAAATCAAGATTTTTTCAAAGCTTATCACCTGAGATTAATAGTAAAAGATCAAATAATGAAATTCAATAAATTACTCCAAACACAAGCTGACCTCATGCATCAAATGTCAACTTCAGTCCCTGTCTCCAACGGATCTCATCTTCCTCTAT TGCACCAAAATCCTTCATGCTATTCCCAAGATAATAATactactactaataataataataatacacaaACACAACAAGGTATGAAGCTAGAGAACATGAACATGCAGCAGTCAACTGTTGGTCAACTCTCTGTACTGATGACTCAGAATTCAAATATGGGAATTATGCAAGGAATGAAATCAGAATCTGGGTATACAGATGCATCTTCTTTTCTGTATAATCCTTCAAATAATGTTGAAGAAAGACACTCTGTAATGACAGATGTACATGTACCTATTCCTTCCTTTGTTACTGAAGAATCCAATCCAAAACATGTTATTGTGAATGAATCAATGGATTCATCATCTTTTGgatttttgggacaaattccaagAAGCTTTAGCCTATCAGATTTGACAGCAGACTTCTCCATTAGTTCAg ATATATTGGACAACTATACTAAGTCACCCTACCTAGCATCTGACACAGACTTCTTGAATCCTCATGGGAATGGAGGCATCCAACAAg GTCGACGTTTAGCCCAAGAAAACAGAGCTTTTGGTAAATAA
- the LOC111878351 gene encoding probable calcium-binding protein CML20 has protein sequence MGVYGETSRREKPRGRHHGLTQQKKQEIKEAFELFDTDGSGTIDAKELNVAMRALGFEMTEEQINQMIADVDKDGSGAIDFDEFVYMMTAKIGERDSKQELTKAFQIIDQDKNGKISVSDIKNIAKELGEHFTDAEIHEMVEEADRDHDGEVSVDEFMRMMKRTSYGY, from the exons ATG GGTGTGTATGGAGAAACATCAAGGAGAGAGAAGCCCAGAGGACGTCATCATGGGTTAACTCAGCAGAAAAAGCAAGAGATCAAAGAAGCTTTTGAGCTCTTTGATACTGATGGCTCTG GCACCATTGATGCTAAGGAGTTGAATGTTGCAATGAG GGCTCTGGGATTTGAAATGACAGAGGAG CAAATTAATCAAATGATAGCAGATGTAGACAAAGATGGAAGTGGTGCAATTGATTTTGATGAATTTGTGTATATGATGACTGCTAAAATTGGTGAGAGGGACAGCAAACAGGAGCTCACAAAAGCATTCCAAATCATTGACCAAGATAAAAAT GGGAAGATATCGGTTTCAGACATTAAAAATATCGCTAAGGAATTGGGCGAACATTTTACCGATGCAGAGATACACGAGATGGTGGAGGAAGCCGACCGCGATC ATGATGGAGAAGTTAGCGTGGATGAGTTTATGAGAATGATGAAGAGAACTTCGTATGGATATTAG
- the LOC111878356 gene encoding uncharacterized protein LOC111878356 isoform X1, whose translation MSSGEVKKVSPQDLQLVQNLIERCLQLYMSQKEVVSTLLHQAKIEPSFTELVWQKLEEENQDFFKAYHLRLIVKDQIMKFNKLLQTQADLMHQMSTSVPVSNGSHLPLLHQNPSCYSQDNNTTTNNNNNTQTQQGMKLENMNMQQSTVGQLSVLMTQNSNMGIMQGMKSESGYTDASSFLYNPSNNVEERHSVMTDVHVPIPSFVTEESNPKHVIVNESMDSSSFGFLGQIPRSFSLSDLTADFSISSDILDNYTKSPYLASDTDFLNPHGNGGIQQGDGKRLDTISEGLSYEGFGSD comes from the exons ATGTCTAGTGGAGAAGTCAAAAAGGTTTCACCTCAAGATTTACAACTG GTACAAAATCTTATAGAAAGATGTCTCCAGCTTTATATGAGCCAAAAGGAAGTTGTTAGCACACTACTACATCAAGCGAAAATAGAACCTAGTTTCACTGAACTTG TTTGGCAGAAACTCGAAGAAGAAAATCAAGATTTTTTCAAAGCTTATCACCTGAGATTAATAGTAAAAGATCAAATAATGAAATTCAATAAATTACTCCAAACACAAGCTGACCTCATGCATCAAATGTCAACTTCAGTCCCTGTCTCCAACGGATCTCATCTTCCTCTAT TGCACCAAAATCCTTCATGCTATTCCCAAGATAATAATactactactaataataataataatacacaaACACAACAAGGTATGAAGCTAGAGAACATGAACATGCAGCAGTCAACTGTTGGTCAACTCTCTGTACTGATGACTCAGAATTCAAATATGGGAATTATGCAAGGAATGAAATCAGAATCTGGGTATACAGATGCATCTTCTTTTCTGTATAATCCTTCAAATAATGTTGAAGAAAGACACTCTGTAATGACAGATGTACATGTACCTATTCCTTCCTTTGTTACTGAAGAATCCAATCCAAAACATGTTATTGTGAATGAATCAATGGATTCATCATCTTTTGgatttttgggacaaattccaagAAGCTTTAGCCTATCAGATTTGACAGCAGACTTCTCCATTAGTTCAg ATATATTGGACAACTATACTAAGTCACCCTACCTAGCATCTGACACAGACTTCTTGAATCCTCATGGGAATGGAGGCATCCAACAAg GAGACGGTAAAAGGTTGGACACTATATCAGAAGGCTTGAGTTATGAAGGATTTGGCAGTGATTGA